The following coding sequences are from one Triticum aestivum cultivar Chinese Spring chromosome 5A, IWGSC CS RefSeq v2.1, whole genome shotgun sequence window:
- the LOC123102779 gene encoding proteasome subunit alpha type-5, translated as MFLTRTEYDRGVNTFSPEGRLFQVEYAIEAIKLGSTAIGLKTKDGVVLAVEKRVTSPLLEPSSVEKIMEIDEHVGCAMSGLIADARTLVEHARVETQNHRFSYGEPMTVESTTQAICDLALRFGEGEEESMSRPFGVSLLIAGHDENGPSLYYTDPSGTFWQCNAKAIGSGSEGADSSLQEQFNKELTLQEAETIALSILKQVMEEKVTPNNVDIARVAPNYHLYTPAEVEAVIARL; from the exons ATGTTCCTCACGAG GACGGAGTACGACCGCGGCGTGAACACCTTTTCGCCGGAGGGACGCCTATTCCAGGTCGAGTACGCCATCGAGGCCATCAAG TTGGGATCTACTGCAATCGGGTTGAAGACGAAGGATGGGGTTGTTCTTGCTGTGGAGAAACGTGTGACGTCTCCGTTGCTG GAACCTAGCAGTGTTGAGAAAATCATGGAAATTGATGAGCATGTAGGCTGTGCCATGAGTGGCCTTATTGCTGATGCAAGAACATTGGTTGAGCATGCTCGAGTGGAGACCCAA AACCATAGATTCTCATATGGGGAACCGATGACAGTTGAGTCCACCACACAAGCTATTTGCGATCTAGCTCTTCGCTTTGGAGAAGGTGAAGAAGAGTCTATG TCACGACCTTTTGGAGTTTCTCTCCTTATTGCTGGTCATGATGAAAATGGGCCGAGCTT GTACTACACTGACCCATCTGGAACCTTTTGGCAGTGCAATGCCAAGGCAATAGGGTCAGGCTCTGAGGGTGCCGATAGTTCCTTGCAGGAGCAGTTCAACAAG GAGCTGACCCTTCAGGAGGCTGAAACCATTGCTCTATCTATCCTGAAACAGGTTATGGAAGAAAAG GTGACTCCAAATAATGTCGACATCGCCAGGGTCGCGCCGAACTACCACCTTTACACCCCTGCAGAGGTTGAAGCAGTCATAGCACGATTGTGA